Proteins from a single region of Neodiprion virginianus isolate iyNeoVirg1 chromosome 4, iyNeoVirg1.1, whole genome shotgun sequence:
- the LOC124302630 gene encoding probable peroxisomal acyl-coenzyme A oxidase 1 isoform X1, whose amino-acid sequence MTTVNKDLQKERERCTFDPLELTHLLDGGVEKTAIRREREEFFLSDPQLQDTVPAEYKSHKEKYEDAIRKGCRVLEKVQELQEQGKADMDVFSQVLGGMLGSAILKDGNPLTLHYVMFIPALMGQGTVEQQGYWISKAWSCNIIGTYAQTELGHGTFIRGLETTATYDSSTQEFVLNSPTLTSYKWWPGGLGQTANYAVVVAQLYTQGQCKGIHPFIVQLRDEDTHEPLPGIKIGEIGTKLGMNATNNGFLGFDHVRIPREHMLMKNSQVLEDGTYIKAPSDKLTYGTMMFVRVVLIKDIARYLSKAVTIAVRYSAIRRQCQITSDKPEVQIIDYVTQQYKLFPQLATCFALSMSAEWIWDMYNNVTAELDQGELERLPELHALACCLKAVASSDAAGGIEVVRLSCGGHGYMSASNLPAIYGLVTAACTYEGENTVLFLQTARYLVKAWRQAISGQDLPPTVKYLTQLSRGIKQRPWKNTLTCIIRAHQSVAAGKIRLATENMDRRIRSGLSQEESWNQTSIELVQAAESHCRLFIVERFITAVRNLTRISKQLHTVLTQLCELYAVYWVLQRVGDFIRFSCLNVEDVPVLQSHLEELLSQIRPNAVGIVDGFDIRDEVLGSALGAYDGNVYERLYAEAMKSPLNQESVNKSFQLYLKPFLKSNL is encoded by the exons ATGACAACGGTAAACAAAGATTTGCAAAAAGAACGAGAAAGGTGTACATTCGATCCTTTGGAATTAACACATTTACTTGATGGTGGTGTAGAGAAAACTGCTATTCGGCGAGAGAGAG AGGAATTCTTTTTAAGTGACCCCCAACTTCAGGACACCGTGCCTGCCGAATATAAGAGTCATAAAGAGAAGTATGAAGATGCTATTCGTAAAGGATGTAGGGTTCTCGAAAAAGTGCAGGAACTTCAAGAACAAGGGAAAGCAGATATGGATGTATTCTC ACAAGTACTCGGTGGCATGTTGGGATCAGCTATCTTAAAAGATGGGAATCCGTTGACTTTACACTACGTTATGTTTATTCCTGCACTTATGGGACAAGGCACCGTGGAACAACAAGGATATTGGATATCGAAAGCCTGGTCATGCAACATCATTGGAACATATGCACAG ACCGAACTTGGTCACGGAACTTTTATTAGGGGTTTGGAAACGACAGCCACTTACGACTCTTCAACTCAAGAATTCGTTCTCAACAGCCCAACTTTGACTTCTTACAAATGGTGGCCCGGTGGAT TGGGTCAAACAGCCAATTATGCTGTGGTTGTGGCACAACTATACACCCAAGGGCAGTGCAAAGGTATCCATCCGTTTATCGTCCAACTCAGAGATGAAGATACTCATGAACCGTTACCTG GCATTAAAATTGGAGAAATTGGCACGAAATTGGGTATGAACGCAACGAACAATGGATTTCTTGGTTTTGATCACGTTAGAATACCCAGAGAGCAtatgttgatgaaaaattcacag GTGTTGGAAGATGGAACGTATATCAAAGCTCCAAGTGACAAGTTGACGTATGGTACAATGATGTTTGTACGTGTGGTGCTGATAAAAGATATTGCGAGATATTTATCGAAAGCGGTTACAATTGCAGTAAGATATAGCGCAATTAGACGACAGTGTCAAATTACATCGGA CAAACCAGAGGTTCAAATAATCGATTATGTTACACAACAGTATAAACTGTTCCCTCAACTGGCTACATGTTTCGCATTGTCAATGTCCGCGGAATGGATTTGGGACATGTACAACAACGTCACTGCCGAATTAGACCAAGGCGAATTAGAAAGACTTCCTGAG TTACATGCATTAGCATGCTGTTTGAAAGCAGTTGCATCCTCAGATGCAGCAGGAGGAATCGAAGTAGTGCGATTATCTTGCGGTGGCCATGGTTATATGAGTGCAAGTAATTTGCCAGCCATCTACGGCTTGGTTACAGCTGCATGTACATATGAGGGTGAAAATACTGTATTATTCCTTCAAACGGCTAGATATTTGGTCAAAGCTTGGAGGCAAGCAATCAGTGGTCAAGATTTACCACCAACTGTAAAATACTTGACGCAACTTTCTCGTGGTATCAAGCAAAGGCCTTGGAAGAATACGCTTACGTGTATCATAAGGGCTCATCAATCGGTTGCAGCTgg AAAAATTCGGCTCGCAACGGAAAATATGGACAGGCGAATACGCAGCGGTTTATCGCAGGAAGAAAGTTGGAACCAAACGAGTATTGAACTGGTACAGGCAGCAGAATCCCATTGTCGACTGTTTATCGTCGAACGATTTATTACAGCCGTACGAAATTTGACCAGGATTTCTAAACAATTGCATACAGTATTAACACAACTGTGTGAACTTTACGCTGTCTACTGGGTATTGCAACGGGTGGGCGACTTTATTCGg TTTTCATGTCTAAATGTCGAAGATGTTCCCGTACTCCAGTCTCACCTGGAAGAACTATTGTCTCAAATTCGTCCAAATGCTGTTGGAATAGTCGATGGGTTTGATATTAGAGATGAAGTCTTGGGGTCAGCCCTTGGAGCATACGATGGAAATGTGTACGAACGTCTGTATGCCGAGGCGATGAAAAGTCCACTAAATCAAGAGAGTGTTAACAAATCGTTTCAGTTGTATCTCAAGCCTTTCCTGAAAAGCAATTTATAA
- the LOC124302630 gene encoding probable peroxisomal acyl-coenzyme A oxidase 1 isoform X2 produces the protein MTTVNKDLQKERERCTFDPLELTHLLDGGVEKTAIRREREEFFLSDPQLQDTVPAEYKSHKEKYEDAIRKGCRVLEKVQELQEQGKADMDVFSQVLGGMLGSAILKDGNPLTLHYVMFIPALMGQGTVEQQGYWISKAWSCNIIGTYAQTELGHGTFIRGLETTATYDSSTQEFVLNSPTLTSYKWWPGGLGQTANYAVVVAQLYTQGQCKGIHPFIVQLRDEDTHEPLPGIKIGEIGTKLGMNATNNGFLGFDHVRIPREHMLMKNSQVLEDGTYIKAPSDKLTYGTMMFVRVVLIKDIARYLSKAVTIAVRYSAIRRQCQITSDKPEVQIIDYVTQQYKLFPQLATCFALSMSAEWIWDMYNNVTAELDQGELERLPELHALACCLKAVASSDAAGGIEVVRLSCGGHGYMSASNLPAIYGLVTAACTYEGENTVLFLQTARYLVKAWRQAISGQDLPPTVKYLTQLSRGIKQRPWKNTLTCIIRAHQSVAAGFHV, from the exons ATGACAACGGTAAACAAAGATTTGCAAAAAGAACGAGAAAGGTGTACATTCGATCCTTTGGAATTAACACATTTACTTGATGGTGGTGTAGAGAAAACTGCTATTCGGCGAGAGAGAG AGGAATTCTTTTTAAGTGACCCCCAACTTCAGGACACCGTGCCTGCCGAATATAAGAGTCATAAAGAGAAGTATGAAGATGCTATTCGTAAAGGATGTAGGGTTCTCGAAAAAGTGCAGGAACTTCAAGAACAAGGGAAAGCAGATATGGATGTATTCTC ACAAGTACTCGGTGGCATGTTGGGATCAGCTATCTTAAAAGATGGGAATCCGTTGACTTTACACTACGTTATGTTTATTCCTGCACTTATGGGACAAGGCACCGTGGAACAACAAGGATATTGGATATCGAAAGCCTGGTCATGCAACATCATTGGAACATATGCACAG ACCGAACTTGGTCACGGAACTTTTATTAGGGGTTTGGAAACGACAGCCACTTACGACTCTTCAACTCAAGAATTCGTTCTCAACAGCCCAACTTTGACTTCTTACAAATGGTGGCCCGGTGGAT TGGGTCAAACAGCCAATTATGCTGTGGTTGTGGCACAACTATACACCCAAGGGCAGTGCAAAGGTATCCATCCGTTTATCGTCCAACTCAGAGATGAAGATACTCATGAACCGTTACCTG GCATTAAAATTGGAGAAATTGGCACGAAATTGGGTATGAACGCAACGAACAATGGATTTCTTGGTTTTGATCACGTTAGAATACCCAGAGAGCAtatgttgatgaaaaattcacag GTGTTGGAAGATGGAACGTATATCAAAGCTCCAAGTGACAAGTTGACGTATGGTACAATGATGTTTGTACGTGTGGTGCTGATAAAAGATATTGCGAGATATTTATCGAAAGCGGTTACAATTGCAGTAAGATATAGCGCAATTAGACGACAGTGTCAAATTACATCGGA CAAACCAGAGGTTCAAATAATCGATTATGTTACACAACAGTATAAACTGTTCCCTCAACTGGCTACATGTTTCGCATTGTCAATGTCCGCGGAATGGATTTGGGACATGTACAACAACGTCACTGCCGAATTAGACCAAGGCGAATTAGAAAGACTTCCTGAG TTACATGCATTAGCATGCTGTTTGAAAGCAGTTGCATCCTCAGATGCAGCAGGAGGAATCGAAGTAGTGCGATTATCTTGCGGTGGCCATGGTTATATGAGTGCAAGTAATTTGCCAGCCATCTACGGCTTGGTTACAGCTGCATGTACATATGAGGGTGAAAATACTGTATTATTCCTTCAAACGGCTAGATATTTGGTCAAAGCTTGGAGGCAAGCAATCAGTGGTCAAGATTTACCACCAACTGTAAAATACTTGACGCAACTTTCTCGTGGTATCAAGCAAAGGCCTTGGAAGAATACGCTTACGTGTATCATAAGGGCTCATCAATCGGTTGCAGCTgg TTTTCATGTCTAA